A region from the Clavibacter sp. A6099 genome encodes:
- a CDS encoding adenylyltransferase/cytidyltransferase family protein → MTRIGYAAGAFDLFHVGHLNILKHAKSRCDFLIAGVVSDEMLELNKGITPVVPLAERLEIVSHISYVDQARAETLPDKVDTWREVGFDVFFKGDDWRGTPKGERLEAEFAAVGVEVVYFPYTMHTSSTRLRRALDILSGVGAPAAAPAATLAQPAAHGSPALVGR, encoded by the coding sequence ATGACCCGAATCGGCTACGCCGCCGGTGCCTTCGACCTCTTCCACGTCGGACACCTCAACATCCTCAAGCACGCCAAGAGCCGCTGCGACTTCCTCATCGCGGGCGTCGTCTCCGACGAGATGCTCGAGCTCAACAAGGGCATCACGCCCGTGGTGCCGCTCGCCGAGCGCCTCGAGATCGTGAGCCACATCAGCTACGTCGACCAGGCCCGCGCGGAGACGCTGCCGGACAAGGTCGACACCTGGCGCGAGGTCGGCTTCGACGTCTTCTTCAAGGGCGACGACTGGCGCGGCACCCCGAAGGGCGAGCGCCTCGAGGCCGAGTTCGCGGCCGTCGGCGTGGAGGTCGTGTACTTCCCGTACACGATGCACACCTCGAGCACCCGGCTGCGGCGCGCGCTCGACATCCTGAGCGGCGTGGGCGCGCCCGCGGCGGCTCCCGCGGCGACGCTGGCCCAGCCCGCCGCGCACGGCTCCCCCGCGCTCGTCGGCCGCTAG